One stretch of Halapricum desulfuricans DNA includes these proteins:
- a CDS encoding metal-dependent hydrolase, with protein MELTWHGHSTWYVSVGSTDLLIDPFFGNPKTDVDPATLDPDYVLLTHGHADHIGDVDHFQSTPVAATPEVAGYVEDNYGVGETIGFNLGGTIELGEAFVTMHRADHTNGMDTDYEATGGMPAGFIVSDTKPTQESDPDSTTFYHAGDTSLMTEMREVIGPYLEPDAAAVPVGDHFTMGPVQAAVAVDWLDVDHAFPMHYDSFPPIEIDTDDFVREVKATGSNADVHVLEGDETFEL; from the coding sequence ATGGAACTCACCTGGCACGGCCATTCGACGTGGTACGTATCGGTCGGATCGACGGACCTGTTGATCGACCCCTTCTTCGGGAATCCGAAAACCGACGTCGATCCGGCGACGCTCGATCCGGACTACGTCCTGCTCACGCACGGTCACGCCGACCACATCGGCGACGTGGATCACTTCCAGTCGACGCCGGTCGCGGCGACGCCCGAGGTCGCGGGCTACGTCGAGGACAACTACGGCGTCGGGGAGACGATCGGGTTCAACCTCGGCGGCACGATCGAACTGGGCGAGGCGTTCGTGACGATGCACCGGGCCGATCACACCAACGGAATGGACACCGACTACGAGGCGACCGGCGGGATGCCAGCCGGATTCATCGTCTCGGACACCAAGCCCACTCAGGAGAGCGACCCCGACTCGACGACGTTCTATCACGCTGGCGATACGAGCCTGATGACCGAGATGCGCGAGGTGATCGGGCCGTATCTCGAACCCGACGCCGCCGCCGTCCCGGTCGGCGATCACTTCACCATGGGTCCGGTGCAGGCGGCCGTCGCCGTCGACTGGCTGGACGTCGATCACGCCTTCCCGATGCACTACGACTCGTTCCCGCCCATCGAGATCGACACCGACGACTTCGTCCGCGAGGTGAAAGCGACCGGCAGTAACGCCGACGTGCACGTCCTCGAGGGCGACGAGACCTTTGAGCTGTAG
- a CDS encoding cell division protein FtsA, translating to MSEDDETDDAADSSTDGPVPVGVKLGSTRTVIAYPDEGGDLEIVNTLTCMATYEDALTGEEQVLYGEEAAREYPDRVEFMLRSGLPEDDDRAELTSTFFEEVIEANDVPEDSAVVYAIPTIDNEAGLQNLETVIENSSIGTELVESYPESLCGTIPAFGEDLEAINEILLAVNLGSTNLEASAYRRGEQLAPYTTGAVTGNEVDRVIANYVEEETQGRVNIDVQTAREYKEEHADFEDYEPFTDVIQQPGGGAHEFTIERSVMDAVDEYVDEVVDEFANTFLPELANEHMKVYNLALEKPVVLTGGMACIPGIVDEFAERASDELNRDIEAVAPDEPALAATLGAQRIADRLSD from the coding sequence ATGAGCGAGGACGACGAGACTGACGACGCGGCTGACAGTTCGACGGACGGACCCGTTCCGGTCGGAGTGAAACTCGGCAGCACCAGGACCGTCATTGCCTATCCCGACGAGGGCGGTGACCTGGAGATCGTGAACACGCTGACATGCATGGCGACCTACGAGGACGCGCTCACCGGTGAAGAGCAAGTCCTCTACGGGGAGGAGGCGGCCCGGGAATACCCTGACCGGGTGGAGTTCATGCTCAGGTCCGGGCTACCGGAGGACGACGACCGGGCGGAACTGACAAGCACGTTCTTCGAGGAGGTCATCGAGGCGAACGATGTCCCCGAGGACAGCGCCGTCGTCTACGCCATTCCGACGATCGACAACGAGGCAGGGCTGCAGAACCTCGAGACCGTCATCGAGAACAGCTCGATCGGGACGGAACTGGTCGAGAGCTATCCCGAGTCGCTGTGCGGGACGATTCCGGCCTTCGGCGAGGACCTGGAGGCGATCAACGAGATCCTGCTGGCGGTCAATCTGGGGTCGACGAACCTGGAGGCCTCGGCCTATCGGCGCGGCGAACAACTCGCGCCGTACACGACGGGCGCGGTCACCGGCAACGAGGTCGATCGCGTGATCGCAAACTACGTCGAGGAGGAGACGCAGGGGCGGGTCAACATCGACGTCCAGACCGCCCGCGAATACAAGGAGGAACACGCGGACTTCGAGGACTACGAGCCCTTTACCGACGTCATCCAGCAGCCCGGCGGCGGCGCACACGAGTTCACGATCGAGCGAAGCGTCATGGACGCCGTCGACGAGTACGTCGACGAGGTGGTCGACGAGTTCGCCAACACCTTCCTGCCGGAACTGGCCAACGAACACATGAAGGTGTACAACCTCGCGCTCGAGAAGCCGGTCGTGCTCACCGGCGGGATGGCCTGTATCCCGGGCATCGTCGACGAATTTGCCGAGCGAGCCAGCGACGAACTCAACCGCGACATCGAGGCCGTCGCACCGGACGAACCCGCGCTCGCGGCGACGCTCGGGGCCCAGCGGATCGCCGACCGGCTCAGCGACTGA
- the gcvPB gene encoding aminomethyl-transferring glycine dehydrogenase subunit GcvPB, whose product MRYDQARWADEDRYEPLLIEKRSETVEIDDAPLPEELTRDELTMAAPAEPELARHYTRLSQETYGVDSGPFPLGSCTMKYNPALLERVASDENAAVHPDRPDESVQGTLEVMATLQEWLGRIGGMDAVTLQPPAGAAGEYTGLLIAKAYHEQRGEDRTEVVVPDSAHGTNFASAAMAGFDVVELPSGDDGRVNLEALEAAVGEETAALMLTNPNTLGLFERDIETIAEIVHDAGGLVYYDGANLNALLGQARPGDMGFDVMHYNVHKTFATPHGGGGPGAGPVGVREDLAPYLPAPHVRETDGGTYERYEPAHSIGKVHGFEGNWLVLLKTYAYIRRLGDEGLADASAKAVLNANYLAERIDFEVPYGPFHHEFVASAGDRDAADVAKHMLDHGVHPPTTKWPELVEEALMVEPTEAESKETLDLLAAAFDAAGDADADALESAPHRTTASRIDQVAAARSPRLSWLALDDVGARTDP is encoded by the coding sequence ATGCGCTACGATCAGGCGCGGTGGGCCGACGAGGACCGCTACGAGCCGCTGCTGATCGAGAAGCGCTCCGAGACGGTCGAGATCGACGACGCGCCGCTGCCCGAGGAGCTGACCCGTGACGAACTCACGATGGCGGCCCCCGCCGAGCCCGAGCTGGCGCGCCACTACACGCGCCTCTCACAGGAGACCTACGGGGTCGACAGCGGCCCGTTCCCGCTGGGCAGTTGCACGATGAAGTACAACCCGGCGCTGCTCGAGCGCGTCGCGAGCGACGAGAACGCGGCCGTCCATCCGGACCGGCCCGACGAGAGCGTCCAGGGGACACTCGAAGTCATGGCGACGTTACAGGAGTGGCTCGGCCGGATCGGCGGGATGGACGCCGTGACGCTGCAGCCGCCGGCCGGCGCGGCCGGCGAGTACACCGGATTGCTGATCGCCAAGGCGTACCACGAACAGCGGGGCGAGGACCGGACGGAGGTCGTAGTTCCGGACAGCGCACACGGGACGAACTTCGCCAGCGCGGCGATGGCCGGGTTCGACGTCGTCGAGTTGCCCAGCGGCGACGACGGCCGGGTGAACCTCGAGGCGCTCGAGGCAGCGGTCGGTGAGGAGACCGCGGCGCTCATGCTGACGAACCCGAACACGCTGGGGCTGTTCGAGCGCGACATCGAAACGATCGCCGAGATCGTCCACGACGCGGGCGGGCTGGTCTACTACGACGGGGCGAACCTCAACGCCCTGCTCGGACAGGCCCGGCCGGGCGACATGGGCTTTGACGTGATGCACTACAACGTCCACAAGACCTTCGCGACGCCTCACGGCGGCGGCGGGCCGGGTGCCGGGCCGGTCGGCGTGCGCGAGGACCTCGCGCCGTACTTGCCCGCGCCCCACGTCCGCGAGACTGACGGAGGCACTTACGAGCGCTACGAGCCCGCCCACTCGATCGGGAAGGTACACGGGTTCGAGGGCAACTGGCTCGTCCTGCTGAAAACATACGCGTACATCCGGCGACTCGGCGACGAGGGGCTGGCCGACGCGAGCGCGAAGGCCGTCCTCAACGCTAACTACCTGGCCGAACGGATCGACTTCGAGGTGCCGTACGGCCCGTTCCATCACGAGTTCGTCGCCAGCGCCGGCGATCGGGACGCAGCCGACGTGGCCAAGCACATGCTCGATCACGGCGTGCACCCGCCGACGACGAAGTGGCCCGAACTCGTCGAGGAGGCGCTGATGGTCGAACCGACCGAGGCCGAGTCGAAGGAGACGCTCGACCTGCTGGCGGCCGCGTTCGACGCCGCCGGCGACGCCGACGCGGACGCGCTCGAGTCGGCACCGCACCGGACGACCGCCAGCCGGATCGATCAGGTCGCGGCCGCGCGGTCGCCGCGCCTCTCCTGGCTGGCGCTCGACGACGTCGGCGCTCGGACCGATCCGTAG
- the gcvPA gene encoding aminomethyl-transferring glycine dehydrogenase subunit GcvPA: MTGTREGSPYAPHTDAETRAMLETVGAEDVDELFDIPEAVQFDRAFGIEARDDAGTAREIAGTLAENDDLTSFLGRGHYAHHVPAVVDRLSSRSEFLTSYTQYQPEIAQGFLQALFEYQSMLVDLTGLPVANASMYDHATALGEAATLAARVRSTSGSRVLVPELLPPRRRSVLENYAEGADLTVESYPTDDGNVDLDALASMVDSDTLMVYAENPTVRGTIEERLSAVGDLAADSEALFCLGTDPVALSLLETPASVGADVVVGDAGTLGLGHAHGMGHGLFVTREQFLRQVPGRLVGAGTDESGRRAYTLTLQTREQHIRRERATSNICTNQAWVALRTAIHLAWLGPGGLLELAERAVRDARTLASRVDEIDGVRAPVHDRHHFREFLAATDRPAPEIRDALLDRGYAVHAVDDHRLQLCVTDANEHATDGLVAALSEVA, translated from the coding sequence ATGACCGGGACGCGCGAGGGGAGTCCGTACGCCCCCCACACGGACGCGGAGACGCGGGCGATGCTCGAGACGGTCGGAGCCGAGGACGTGGACGAACTGTTCGATATCCCCGAGGCGGTGCAGTTCGATCGGGCCTTCGGGATCGAAGCGCGAGACGACGCGGGGACGGCCCGGGAGATCGCGGGGACGCTCGCGGAAAACGACGACCTGACCTCGTTTCTGGGCCGGGGCCATTACGCCCATCACGTCCCGGCGGTGGTCGATCGGCTGTCCTCGCGCTCCGAGTTTCTGACCTCCTACACGCAGTATCAGCCCGAGATCGCCCAGGGGTTCCTGCAGGCGCTGTTCGAGTACCAGTCGATGCTCGTCGACCTGACCGGCCTGCCGGTCGCGAACGCCTCGATGTACGACCACGCGACCGCCCTCGGCGAGGCCGCGACGCTCGCCGCCCGGGTCCGATCGACCAGCGGCTCGCGCGTGCTCGTTCCCGAACTGCTCCCGCCCCGGCGACGGTCCGTGCTCGAAAACTACGCGGAGGGGGCCGACCTCACCGTCGAGTCCTACCCGACCGACGACGGCAACGTCGATCTTGACGCGCTGGCGTCGATGGTCGATTCGGACACGCTCATGGTCTACGCGGAGAACCCGACCGTCCGCGGGACGATCGAGGAGCGACTGTCGGCCGTCGGCGACCTCGCCGCGGACAGCGAGGCGCTGTTCTGTCTCGGGACCGACCCGGTCGCGCTGTCGCTGCTGGAGACGCCGGCGAGCGTCGGCGCGGACGTCGTCGTCGGCGACGCCGGGACGCTCGGACTCGGCCACGCCCACGGGATGGGACACGGCCTGTTCGTCACGCGCGAGCAGTTCCTCCGGCAGGTCCCCGGACGGCTGGTCGGGGCCGGGACCGACGAGAGCGGGCGACGGGCCTACACGCTGACGCTGCAGACCCGGGAACAGCACATCCGCCGCGAGCGCGCGACCTCGAACATCTGCACCAATCAGGCGTGGGTGGCGCTGCGGACGGCGATCCACCTCGCCTGGCTCGGCCCGGGCGGCCTGCTCGAGCTGGCCGAGAGAGCCGTCCGGGACGCGCGGACGCTCGCGTCTCGAGTCGACGAGATCGACGGCGTCCGCGCGCCGGTTCACGACCGCCACCACTTCCGGGAGTTTCTCGCCGCCACGGATCGGCCCGCCCCGGAGATACGCGACGCGTTGCTGGATCGGGGCTACGCCGTTCACGCGGTCGACGACCACCGCCTCCAGCTGTGCGTGACCGACGCGAACGAACACGCGACGGACGGCCTCGTCGCCGCGCTCTCGGAGGTGGCCTGA
- a CDS encoding low molecular weight phosphatase family protein: MTADPVRFGFVCVQNAGRSQMATAFAERERDRRGLEDEVEILTGGTRPADHVHEEVVETMRELDIDISDRTPREITHEETGSCDYVLTMGCSAEDVCPAVWHGESRDWDLEDPDGKDPQRVREIRDEVQRRVESLFDDVFESGQ; the protein is encoded by the coding sequence ATGACAGCAGATCCCGTTCGATTCGGATTCGTCTGTGTCCAGAACGCCGGTCGGAGTCAGATGGCGACGGCGTTCGCCGAGCGCGAGCGCGACCGTCGCGGGCTCGAAGACGAGGTCGAGATCCTCACCGGGGGCACCCGGCCCGCGGACCACGTCCACGAGGAAGTCGTCGAGACCATGCGCGAGCTGGACATCGACATCTCGGATCGGACGCCGCGCGAGATCACCCACGAGGAGACGGGGTCGTGCGATTACGTCCTCACGATGGGCTGTTCGGCCGAGGACGTCTGCCCGGCCGTCTGGCACGGGGAGAGCCGCGACTGGGACCTCGAGGACCCGGACGGCAAGGACCCACAGCGCGTCCGCGAGATCCGCGACGAGGTCCAGCGACGGGTCGAGTCGCTCTTTGACGACGTGTTCGAATCGGGCCAGTAA
- a CDS encoding PIN domain-containing protein, translated as MHLARVAPTDSFCQRLAAVRQLKPPIAIEATRLRDELVDDGNRLSTTDMLIAATARSTGDELVVADADFRTAPLEDVMAVTNRRE; from the coding sequence TTGCACCTCGCCCGCGTCGCACCGACTGACAGCTTCTGCCAGCGTCTCGCCGCCGTCCGGCAGCTCAAGCCGCCGATCGCCATCGAAGCGACTCGCCTCCGGGACGAACTGGTCGACGATGGGAACCGGCTCTCGACGACGGACATGCTCATCGCCGCGACCGCCCGATCGACCGGCGACGAACTCGTCGTCGCTGACGCCGATTTCCGGACTGCCCCGCTCGAGGACGTCATGGCCGTCACAAACCGTCGGGAATAA
- the cas2 gene encoding CRISPR-associated endonuclease Cas2: MVYVIVVYDVQAERTYRFLNFLRKYLTHVQNSVFEGELTEGDVEEVKHTLESMLEADESVILYRMTSEKYVTRTVYGEDPAEDDQFL, translated from the coding sequence GTGGTGTACGTGATCGTCGTCTACGACGTACAGGCAGAGAGGACGTATCGCTTCCTGAATTTCCTCCGGAAGTATCTCACTCATGTTCAGAACTCCGTATTCGAGGGGGAACTGACCGAAGGTGATGTCGAAGAAGTCAAGCACACACTTGAATCGATGCTCGAAGCCGACGAATCAGTGATCCTCTATCGAATGACCTCCGAAAAGTACGTCACTCGGACTGTCTACGGCGAGGATCCCGCCGAAGACGACCAATTTCTGTAA
- the cas2 gene encoding CRISPR-associated endonuclease Cas2, translating into MFLNFLRRYLTHVQNSMFEGKITERDLEEVKEQLESMLDPGGSVIVYRMSSEQYVSRTVHGENLAADSQFLQLFHRPRGFQGY; encoded by the coding sequence CTGTTCTTGAACTTCCTGCGCCGGTATCTGACGCACGTGCAGAATTCGATGTTCGAGGGCAAGATAACGGAGAGGGATCTCGAAGAGGTCAAGGAACAGCTCGAATCGATGCTGGATCCTGGGGGGTCCGTGATCGTGTACCGGATGAGTTCCGAGCAGTACGTCTCGCGGACGGTCCACGGCGAGAATCTAGCGGCAGACAGTCAGTTTCTACAGCTCTTTCATCGACCCCGAGGGTTTCAGGGCTATTGA
- a CDS encoding CRISPR-associated endonuclease Cas3'', protein MVYRTRDELLARPNQTLDDHLTGVRTNAKDLTPDDIAVADGWTLESVITTISEVHDIGKLTQWFQEYIHKGDSCSRSSLYRRHSLTSAYLTFHALDSMGVPGDIKLAGFYAVAKHHGVLPDFDTNHNRYSSTTGVDADRPRRVSEQLQNIDDHVPAIADEILQRATDGSLGWDDVFVDQPMVYPKALPSSFSPQNSAEFYPLVLRLWSTLVCADKTNAAGLEIQSGPPQLPDRNQIEFDTDADGVLATLNDKRTTARRDATRQLETLRDDESVFTLTLPTGFGKTFAGLEAALAEAERTNGRVIYALPFTTVIDQVHDEITERLDVTPDRERYTLHHYLADTRTRVGDGEERIADGSEVLYGKTWQAGLVLTTFVQLFESLAGPQNTQSIKLPALQDSVIVVDEPQALSSEWWYLVSRLATILVEEYDATLILMTATQPGIISKTHPELDPTELIPDATSYFDFLAEHERVRFELDDSVVSHLTANDESGISVHEAATHVTTELRRETIGSVLVVSNTVRAARQLYHELVEIAGRNGTRVVSLGRVLGEFRTATDHDLLTAVDEGDERLDDTVSAYLSAVAEHVEGQQETLVGTLSTALRPVDRSILIEAIRRILDDDAETPIDDRALVISSTQLVEAGVDVSFDRLYRDYAPIPSVVQAAGRCNRSFGGQTATVTLWRLQGIDDNPPPSSIYRIDGNLLRPTTYALESLVETHGRDIPEREMVSTGVERYYERLHSDDNRSVETDSLARAVDEADGDRLREASLIEDDAEDVLVITDDADAALLKQYIRARTRNSYARASRLFDRLNYLMASVRAAPENDLQAFVVQETDIDPVELPELVVVDARESDSYDLADGSGIRKLGQEQPTGPGCS, encoded by the coding sequence ATGGTCTATCGAACACGGGACGAACTGCTCGCACGCCCGAACCAAACGCTTGACGATCATCTGACAGGTGTGCGAACGAACGCGAAGGACCTCACGCCCGACGATATAGCGGTCGCCGACGGCTGGACGCTCGAATCGGTCATTACGACCATCAGCGAAGTGCACGATATCGGGAAGCTTACACAGTGGTTTCAGGAGTATATCCACAAAGGCGACTCCTGTTCGCGCTCGTCTCTGTACAGGCGCCATTCGCTGACAAGCGCGTATCTCACGTTTCATGCACTCGATAGCATGGGCGTACCAGGCGATATCAAGCTCGCTGGATTCTACGCGGTCGCGAAACATCACGGCGTGTTGCCTGATTTCGACACGAACCACAACAGATATTCCTCGACAACTGGAGTAGACGCGGACCGACCACGGCGTGTCAGCGAGCAATTACAGAATATCGACGATCACGTTCCCGCGATCGCAGACGAGATACTTCAGCGGGCAACTGATGGTTCACTGGGGTGGGACGACGTGTTTGTCGATCAGCCGATGGTGTACCCGAAAGCACTGCCGTCTAGTTTCTCACCACAGAACTCGGCGGAGTTCTACCCGCTCGTACTTCGGCTCTGGTCGACACTTGTCTGTGCTGACAAGACGAACGCTGCAGGTCTCGAAATCCAGTCGGGGCCGCCACAGCTTCCGGATCGGAATCAGATCGAGTTCGACACCGATGCGGATGGAGTACTCGCAACGCTCAACGACAAACGCACCACTGCGCGTCGGGATGCGACCCGCCAGCTCGAAACACTGAGAGACGACGAATCGGTGTTCACGCTGACGCTGCCCACCGGATTCGGCAAGACGTTTGCCGGACTCGAGGCGGCCCTCGCCGAGGCCGAGCGCACAAACGGTCGCGTCATATACGCGCTTCCGTTCACGACTGTCATCGATCAGGTTCACGACGAGATTACCGAGCGACTCGACGTGACGCCGGATCGCGAACGGTATACACTCCACCACTATCTCGCTGATACGCGGACACGAGTTGGCGACGGAGAAGAGCGAATCGCGGACGGTTCGGAAGTCCTGTACGGAAAAACCTGGCAAGCGGGGCTCGTTTTGACGACGTTTGTGCAGCTGTTCGAGAGCCTCGCTGGTCCACAGAACACACAATCAATCAAGTTGCCCGCACTGCAGGACAGCGTGATCGTAGTAGACGAACCGCAGGCGCTGAGCAGCGAGTGGTGGTATCTCGTGAGCCGGCTTGCGACGATCCTTGTCGAGGAGTACGATGCGACGCTGATCCTGATGACTGCGACCCAGCCCGGAATCATCTCGAAGACACATCCGGAACTCGACCCGACGGAACTGATTCCCGATGCAACGTCGTATTTCGATTTCCTCGCGGAGCACGAGCGCGTCCGGTTCGAGCTCGACGACTCCGTCGTTTCACATCTCACGGCCAACGACGAGAGTGGAATCAGCGTTCATGAAGCGGCTACGCACGTGACGACGGAACTACGTCGAGAGACAATCGGGTCGGTCCTTGTGGTGTCCAACACCGTTCGTGCCGCGAGACAACTCTACCACGAACTCGTCGAAATAGCCGGACGAAACGGAACGCGCGTTGTCTCGCTAGGTCGCGTCCTCGGTGAGTTTCGAACAGCGACTGACCACGACCTGCTCACAGCTGTCGACGAGGGTGACGAGCGACTCGACGACACCGTATCGGCGTACCTTTCAGCGGTCGCAGAGCACGTCGAAGGGCAACAAGAGACGCTCGTCGGGACACTCAGCACGGCACTGCGCCCAGTCGATCGGTCGATTCTGATCGAGGCAATCAGACGGATTCTCGATGACGATGCGGAGACGCCGATCGACGATCGCGCGTTGGTGATTTCCTCGACACAGCTGGTCGAGGCCGGCGTCGACGTGAGCTTCGATCGCCTGTACCGGGATTACGCTCCAATCCCGTCCGTGGTGCAGGCGGCGGGTCGGTGTAACCGGTCGTTCGGTGGCCAGACAGCGACGGTGACGCTCTGGCGTTTACAAGGGATCGACGACAATCCACCGCCGTCCTCGATCTACCGGATCGACGGGAACCTGCTCAGACCGACCACATACGCTCTAGAGTCGCTCGTCGAAACACACGGCCGCGATATTCCGGAGCGGGAGATGGTTTCGACGGGTGTCGAGCGATATTACGAGCGGCTACACAGCGACGACAACCGTTCAGTCGAGACCGACTCGCTTGCCAGGGCCGTTGACGAAGCGGACGGCGACCGACTGCGGGAGGCGTCGCTCATCGAAGACGACGCAGAAGACGTCCTTGTCATCACCGACGATGCTGACGCGGCTCTCCTGAAGCAGTACATTCGGGCCCGCACCCGGAACTCGTATGCACGCGCATCGAGGCTGTTCGACCGATTGAACTATCTCATGGCGTCCGTTCGCGCCGCTCCTGAAAACGACCTGCAGGCATTCGTCGTGCAGGAAACGGACATCGATCCGGTCGAACTGCCGGAGTTGGTCGTCGTTGATGCCCGCGAGTCGGACAGTTACGATCTGGCCGATGGGTCCGGGATTCGGAAACTGGGTCAGGAGCAGCCGACCGGACCCGGCTGTTCTTGA
- the cas5b gene encoding type I-B CRISPR-associated protein Cas5b, whose protein sequence is MTNVDTEGRRCLSFTVDGPWAHFRRIDTTTDKQTYRVMPRTTVAGLIAAILGRARDSYYETFDADSSAIAIEPTQPVRTMQVPMLTLPTTENEIQQADGVSGKTLVPPEVLEAKRQRRSFEYLRDAAFRVHVVLTDDSFEEELADRLGINGDGPRPVYTPYLGKSECLAEVRDVEENTVEAVESADTIDSIVPEDLISPQPGVSYSIERTPQYMTWDGDGRKTTQFLSYAYPPDGDSVQVSGVPASQVGESTVCFI, encoded by the coding sequence ATGACGAACGTAGACACAGAGGGTCGTCGGTGTCTTTCGTTCACCGTCGACGGTCCGTGGGCGCACTTCCGACGGATCGATACGACGACTGACAAGCAGACCTATCGTGTGATGCCTCGGACGACCGTTGCAGGGCTGATCGCGGCGATTCTCGGTCGAGCACGGGATTCCTACTACGAGACGTTTGATGCGGATTCATCGGCAATCGCAATCGAACCAACGCAGCCGGTTCGGACGATGCAGGTTCCGATGCTCACGCTACCGACGACCGAGAACGAGATACAGCAGGCGGACGGCGTTTCGGGAAAGACACTTGTGCCGCCTGAAGTGCTCGAAGCAAAGCGCCAACGCCGCTCCTTCGAGTACCTTCGTGACGCGGCGTTCCGGGTGCATGTCGTCCTGACGGACGACTCGTTCGAGGAAGAACTGGCCGACCGACTCGGTATCAATGGCGATGGGCCGAGGCCGGTGTACACGCCGTATCTCGGCAAATCGGAGTGCCTGGCAGAGGTCCGCGATGTCGAGGAAAATACCGTCGAAGCGGTCGAGAGTGCTGACACAATCGATTCGATCGTTCCGGAGGACCTCATCAGTCCGCAACCGGGAGTCTCGTACTCGATCGAGCGGACCCCCCAGTACATGACGTGGGACGGCGACGGACGGAAGACGACGCAATTTCTCTCGTACGCGTACCCGCCAGACGGAGATTCAGTCCAAGTCTCTGGCGTACCGGCATCACAGGTCGGCGAGAGTACAGTCTGTTTCATCTAA
- the cas7b gene encoding type I-B CRISPR-associated protein Cas7/Csh2 produces the protein MSDEPTTLENRSEIVFLYDASDCNPNGNPLSANDKPRVDETTGEAVVTDVRLKRYIRDQLDDDGYGIYVRNPSKAPYEDVPDRDGLFKRVTGTDEDELEDMASKDAAELFLTNATDVRYFGATCSFSSNFQDLLGDDFPGQFIGPVQFEHGRSMHTVATKTESKQLSTVVASGGEEEQGTFATDNRLEYALVKFHGVVNENAAEATHLTQDDVERLDRLCWRGLKNQTLTRSKMGHQPRVYLRVEYETDSYHSGSLDHGVELDTDDKTDTELRNIRDCTLDVSGLLDELENDADHIETVHVIADDYVQFDFAGNDGPEAFYEKLRSRVGEDNVTVIDVHPDQE, from the coding sequence ATGTCTGATGAACCCACCACGCTCGAGAACCGCTCAGAAATCGTGTTCCTGTACGACGCCAGCGACTGCAACCCGAACGGGAACCCGCTATCGGCTAACGACAAACCACGTGTGGACGAGACGACCGGGGAAGCAGTCGTCACTGATGTCCGTCTAAAGCGGTATATCCGCGATCAGCTTGACGACGACGGCTACGGGATTTACGTCAGAAACCCCTCGAAAGCGCCGTATGAGGACGTTCCCGACCGAGATGGGCTGTTCAAGCGGGTCACAGGGACGGACGAGGACGAGCTGGAAGACATGGCCAGCAAAGATGCGGCAGAGCTGTTCCTCACGAACGCCACAGACGTCCGGTATTTCGGCGCAACGTGTTCGTTCTCGTCTAATTTCCAGGACCTACTCGGTGATGACTTCCCCGGTCAGTTCATCGGTCCAGTCCAGTTCGAACACGGGCGAAGCATGCATACAGTCGCCACGAAGACAGAATCGAAGCAGCTCTCGACGGTCGTTGCCAGTGGTGGTGAAGAAGAGCAAGGGACCTTTGCGACCGATAACCGCCTGGAATACGCCCTCGTGAAATTCCACGGCGTCGTCAACGAGAACGCCGCTGAAGCGACGCATCTCACTCAAGACGATGTCGAGCGCCTCGACAGGCTCTGTTGGCGAGGACTCAAGAACCAGACGCTCACGCGTTCGAAAATGGGTCACCAACCTCGCGTCTACCTTCGGGTTGAGTACGAGACGGACTCCTATCACAGCGGGTCGCTCGATCACGGCGTTGAACTCGATACCGACGACAAGACCGACACCGAACTCCGTAATATCAGAGACTGCACGCTCGATGTGAGCGGGCTACTCGATGAACTGGAGAACGACGCGGATCATATCGAAACAGTGCATGTGATCGCCGACGACTACGTGCAGTTCGATTTCGCCGGGAACGATGGGCCAGAAGCGTTCTACGAAAAGCTGCGATCCCGTGTCGGGGAAGATAACGTCACTGTCATCGACGTCCACCCCGATCAAGAGTGA